One Megalopta genalis isolate 19385.01 unplaced genomic scaffold, iyMegGena1_principal scaffold0250, whole genome shotgun sequence DNA window includes the following coding sequences:
- the LOC117221549 gene encoding cytosolic non-specific dipeptidase codes for MASELPSTLNNLFSYIDSHKTEYINNLREAVAIKSVSAWPDHRDETIRMMKWAEVRLKDLGATTELADVGKQTLPNGDQIPLPPVLLGTLGSDPKKKTVLLYGHLDVQPAMKKDGWDTEPFVLVEKDQKLYGRGSTDDKGPVLCWIHALQAYKAIGANIPVNLKFVFEGMEEVGSEGLDDLLWARKDTFLEGVDYVCISDNYWLGTKKPCITYGLRGICYINIEVTCASQDLHSGTFGGTVHEAMADLIYLMNTLVDVNGKILIDGIYDEVAKVTAKELDDYKTIEFDVSEFKKNVGTNKLAHNEDKIQLLIHRWRQPSLSLHGIEGAFSEPGAKTVIPRKVIGKFSIRLVPDMTADGIIEKVTTYLNKMWALRGSPNKMNVILGHVGKPWSENPDHPHYVAGRKATKHVYKVEPDLSREGGSIPVTLTFQEVTGKNVLLLPVGAGDDGAHSQNEKLNVRNYIEGTKLLGAYLYEVAQIK; via the exons ATGGCTTCAGAACTTCCATCAACTTTGAACAATTTGTTCAg TTACATCGACAGTCATAAAACggaatatataaataatctgCGTGAAGCAGTGGCCATAAAATCGGTTTCTGCATGGCCAGATCATAGAGATGAGACAATTAGAATGATGAAATGGGCGGAAGTTAGACTAAAAGATCTTGGAGCTACGACGGAATTAGCAGATGTAGGGAAACAAACTCTTCCAAATGGAGATCAAATACCACTGCCACCAGTATTGTTAGGAACTCTTGGATCAGATCCAAAGAAAAAGACTGTGCTTTTATATGGACATTTAGACGTTCAACCGGCAATGAAGAAAGATGGTTGGGatactgaaccatttgttcttgTGGAGAAAGATCAAAAATTATATGGCCGTGGAAGTACGGATGACAAAGGTCCTGTGCTTTGTTGGATACATGCATTGCAAGCTTATAAAGCTATTGGAGCAAATATCCCTGTAAATCTGAAG TTTGTCTTTGAAGGTATGGAAGAAGTTGGAAGCGAAGGTTTGGATGACCTATTGTGGGCacgtaaagatacatttttaGAAGGTGTAGATTATGTCTGCATATCTGATAATTATTGGTTGGGCACTAAAAAACCTTGTATTACGTACGGCTTAAGAGGTATCTGTTACATCAACATTGAAGTAACATGTGCCAGTCAAGATTTACACAGTGGTACATTTGGTGGAACTGTGCACGAAGCAATGGCTgacttaatttatttaatgaataCATTGGTTGATGTTAACGGTAAAATCTTAATAGATGGTATTTATGATGAAGTGGCTAAGGTCACAGCAAAAGAATTGGATGATTATAAAACAATAGAATTTGATGTATCTGAATTCAAAAAAAATGTTGGTACGAATAAACTAGCTCATAACGAAGATaag ATCCAGCTTTTGATTCATCGTTGGAGGCAACCCAGTTTATCCCTTCATGGAATAGAAGGTGCATTTAGTGAACCAGGTGCAAAAACTGTCATTCCAAGAAAAGTTATTGGCAAATTCTCAATAAGATTGGTGCCAGATATGACTGCTGACGGAATTATTGAAAAAGTAACaacatatttgaataaaatgtgGGCTCTTAGAGGTAGTCCAAATAAAATGAACGTTATTTTGGGTCATGTTGGAAAACCGTGGTCTGAAAATCCTGATCATCCACATTACGTGGCTGGGCGCAAGGCTACCAAACATGTTTATAAAGTAGAGCCAGACTTATCGCGAGAAGGTGGTTCGATCCCAGTTACTCTGACATTCCAGGAAGTAACGGGTAAAAATGTACTACTTTTGCCAGTTGGTGCTGGTGATGACGGAGCTCATTCtcaaaatgaaaaattgaatgtCCGCAATTACATCGAGGGA ACAAAGTTACTTGGCGCTTATTTGTACGAAGTAGCTCAAATTAAGTAA
- the LOC143262937 gene encoding alpha-L-fucosidase-like isoform X2: MVSWIYIPLLYALCISCGSSEEEYVIISSSIENDEVFQHQKLKANKYIPTWDSLDSRPLPNWYDDAKFGIFIHWGVFSVPSFGSEWFWNNWQDEQNGTKYRDFMKQRYPPNFTYQDFARDFTAEFFNATEWSELFQASGAKYVVLTSKHHEGYTLWPSKYSFSWNSMDVGPRRNLIGELSMALRNSTNLKFGLYHSLYEWYNPLYLHDKGNRFTTQIFVKQKIIPELEELIENYRPEVLWSDGDWEASDTYWTSKEFLSWLYNESPVKDTVVVNDRWGANIPCHHGDFYTCTDRYNPGILQSHKWENCMTIDKKSWGFRRNARLAEYLTLPELVKELVVTVSCGGNLLMNVGPTKDGTISPIFEERLRGMGDWLAINGEAIYNTKPWSKQNDTLTGNVWYTQSKNEKYIYALILDWPKDDLLSLGSVITNVNTQIFLLGSDEPLKWKQNGGKLIISISSEFHRGQPAWVLKIKQK; this comes from the exons atggtttCATGGATTTACATCCCATTGCTCTATGCTCTTTGCATATCATGTGGATCATCAGAAGAAGAATATGTCATAATATCGTCAAGTATAGAAAATGATGAAGTATTTCAGCATCAAAAATTGAAAGCAAATAAATATATTCCTACATGGGATAGTTTAGATAGCCGACCACTTCCAAATTGGTATGATGATGCAAAGTTTGGCATTTTTATTCATTGGGGAGTCTTCAGTGTTCCCAGTTTTGGTTCTGAATGGTTTTGGAATAATTGGCAAG ATGAACAGAATGGTACCAAGTACCGCGATTTTATGAAACAAAGATATCCACCAAACTTTACATATCAGGACTTTGCTCGTGATTTTACTGCAGAATTTTTTAATGCTACAGAATGGAGTGAATTATTTCAAGCTTCAGGTGCAAAATACGTGGTATTAACGAGTAAACATCATGAAGGATATACATTGTGGCCATCAAAATATTCCTTTAGTTGGAATTCTATGGATGTAGGACCACGAAGAAACCTTATAG GCGAATTGTCAATGGCATTGCGAAATTCAACTAATTTGAAGTTTGGTCTTTATCATTCTTTATACGAATGGTACAATCCCCTTTATTTGCATGATAAAGGAAACCGTTTTACAACACAAATTTTTGTTAAACAAAAAATAATACCTGAATTAGAAGAGTTAATAGAAAATTACAGACCAGAAGTTTTATGGTCTGATGGAGATTGGGAAGCATCTGATACTTACTGGACATCAAAAGAATTTTTATCCTGGTTATACAATGAAAGTCCTGTAAAAGATACAGTTGTTGTTAATGATAGATGGGGTGCAAACATACCATGCCATCATGGTGATTTTTATACATGTACTGATAGATATAATCCAG GTATACTTCAATCTCATAAATGGGAAAACTGCATGACTATTGATAAAAAATCTTGGGGTTTTCGTAGAAACGCTCGTTTAGCAGAATATTTAACATTACCCGAATTGGTAAAAGAACTGGTGGTTACTGTAAGTTGTGGAGGAAATTTATTAATGAATGTGGGTCCAACAAAAGATGGTACTATTTCTCCAATTTTTGAAGAGAGATTACGTGGAATGG GTGATTGGTTAGCAATAAATGGAGAGGCTATTTATAATACTAAACCATGGAGTAAACAAAATGACACTTTGACGGGCAATGTTTGGTACACCCAAAGTAAAAATGAGAAATATATTTATGCACTAATACTAGATTGGCCAAAGGATGACCTATTGTCCTTGGGATCAGTTATAACGAATGTAAACACGCAAATTTTCTTACTTGGATCTGATGAGCCACTTAAA TGGAAGCAGAATGGTGGAAAATTAATTATATCTATATCATCAGAATTTCATAGAGGACAACCAGCCTGGgtgttaaaaataaaacaaaagtaA
- the LOC143262937 gene encoding alpha-L-fucosidase-like isoform X1 — translation MHTHVIPGPEFAIHIVNEKMVSWIYIPLLYALCISCGSSEEEYVIISSSIENDEVFQHQKLKANKYIPTWDSLDSRPLPNWYDDAKFGIFIHWGVFSVPSFGSEWFWNNWQDEQNGTKYRDFMKQRYPPNFTYQDFARDFTAEFFNATEWSELFQASGAKYVVLTSKHHEGYTLWPSKYSFSWNSMDVGPRRNLIGELSMALRNSTNLKFGLYHSLYEWYNPLYLHDKGNRFTTQIFVKQKIIPELEELIENYRPEVLWSDGDWEASDTYWTSKEFLSWLYNESPVKDTVVVNDRWGANIPCHHGDFYTCTDRYNPGILQSHKWENCMTIDKKSWGFRRNARLAEYLTLPELVKELVVTVSCGGNLLMNVGPTKDGTISPIFEERLRGMGDWLAINGEAIYNTKPWSKQNDTLTGNVWYTQSKNEKYIYALILDWPKDDLLSLGSVITNVNTQIFLLGSDEPLKWKQNGGKLIISISSEFHRGQPAWVLKIKQK, via the exons ATGCACACGCATGTGATACCGGGACCGGAGTTTGC TATACATatagtaaatgaaaaaatggtttCATGGATTTACATCCCATTGCTCTATGCTCTTTGCATATCATGTGGATCATCAGAAGAAGAATATGTCATAATATCGTCAAGTATAGAAAATGATGAAGTATTTCAGCATCAAAAATTGAAAGCAAATAAATATATTCCTACATGGGATAGTTTAGATAGCCGACCACTTCCAAATTGGTATGATGATGCAAAGTTTGGCATTTTTATTCATTGGGGAGTCTTCAGTGTTCCCAGTTTTGGTTCTGAATGGTTTTGGAATAATTGGCAAG ATGAACAGAATGGTACCAAGTACCGCGATTTTATGAAACAAAGATATCCACCAAACTTTACATATCAGGACTTTGCTCGTGATTTTACTGCAGAATTTTTTAATGCTACAGAATGGAGTGAATTATTTCAAGCTTCAGGTGCAAAATACGTGGTATTAACGAGTAAACATCATGAAGGATATACATTGTGGCCATCAAAATATTCCTTTAGTTGGAATTCTATGGATGTAGGACCACGAAGAAACCTTATAG GCGAATTGTCAATGGCATTGCGAAATTCAACTAATTTGAAGTTTGGTCTTTATCATTCTTTATACGAATGGTACAATCCCCTTTATTTGCATGATAAAGGAAACCGTTTTACAACACAAATTTTTGTTAAACAAAAAATAATACCTGAATTAGAAGAGTTAATAGAAAATTACAGACCAGAAGTTTTATGGTCTGATGGAGATTGGGAAGCATCTGATACTTACTGGACATCAAAAGAATTTTTATCCTGGTTATACAATGAAAGTCCTGTAAAAGATACAGTTGTTGTTAATGATAGATGGGGTGCAAACATACCATGCCATCATGGTGATTTTTATACATGTACTGATAGATATAATCCAG GTATACTTCAATCTCATAAATGGGAAAACTGCATGACTATTGATAAAAAATCTTGGGGTTTTCGTAGAAACGCTCGTTTAGCAGAATATTTAACATTACCCGAATTGGTAAAAGAACTGGTGGTTACTGTAAGTTGTGGAGGAAATTTATTAATGAATGTGGGTCCAACAAAAGATGGTACTATTTCTCCAATTTTTGAAGAGAGATTACGTGGAATGG GTGATTGGTTAGCAATAAATGGAGAGGCTATTTATAATACTAAACCATGGAGTAAACAAAATGACACTTTGACGGGCAATGTTTGGTACACCCAAAGTAAAAATGAGAAATATATTTATGCACTAATACTAGATTGGCCAAAGGATGACCTATTGTCCTTGGGATCAGTTATAACGAATGTAAACACGCAAATTTTCTTACTTGGATCTGATGAGCCACTTAAA TGGAAGCAGAATGGTGGAAAATTAATTATATCTATATCATCAGAATTTCATAGAGGACAACCAGCCTGGgtgttaaaaataaaacaaaagtaA
- the LOC143262939 gene encoding histone H2A-like yields MSGRGKGGKAKAKAKSRSNRAGLQFPVGRIHRLLRKGNYAERVGAGAPVYLAAVMEYLAAEVLELAGNAARDNKKTRIIPRHLQLAIRNDEELNKLLSGVTIAQGGVLPNIQAVLLPKKTEKKA; encoded by the coding sequence ATGTCTGGCCGTGGCAAAGGTGGAAAAGCTAAAGCGAAGGCGAAATCCCGCTCCAATAGGGCTGGACTGCAATTCCCTGTGGGCCGTATCCACAGGCTTCTGAGAAAAGGAAACTACGCAGAAAGAGTTGGCGCCGGGGCTCCCGTTTACTTGGCTGCCGTTATGGAGTATTTGGCCGCTGAGGTTCTGGAATTGGCGGGAAACGCGGCGCGTGACAACAAGAAGACCAGAATTATTCCGCGACATTTACAACTTGCAATCAGAAACGACGAAGAGCTGAACAAACTTTTGTCCGGCGTTACCATCGCTCAAGGAGGTGTCCTTCCGAACATCCAAGCAGTACTTTTGCCGAAAAAGACCGAGAAGAAGGCATAA
- the LOC143262938 gene encoding ubiquitin carboxyl-terminal hydrolase-like, translating into MSFWIPLESNPEVMTKFLHQLGVPKEWSIVDVYGLEQDLLALVPKPVVAIILLYPLRKKGDNTLVDTEEVDKEQGTTASDPVDPLLYYMKQYIHNACGTIALIHSVANNLDTINLKEGFLKNFLDKSKGLSAEECGKLLMSSNEISETHEEMAYEGQTEAPSEDAPVFHHFVAFVQKNGVLYELDGRKPGPIIHGPTTSETLLEDAARVCKDYMARDPDEVCFTVVALSNNDSESF; encoded by the exons ATGTCTTTTTGGATACCGTTGGAGTCTAACCCTGAG GTTATgacgaag ttCTTGCATCAACTAGGTGTACCAAAAGAATGGAGCATTGTTGACGTCTATGGTCTAGAGCAAGATTTATTGGCACTCGTGCCAAAGCCGGTTGTTGCCATTATCTTACTTTATCCTTTGAGAAAAAAG GGTGATAATACATTAGTGGATACTGAAGAAGTCGATAAAGAACAAGGCACCACTGCTTCAGATCCAGTAGATCCATTGCTTTATTACATGAAACAATATATTCACAATGCATGCGGTACAATTGCATTAATTCACAGTGTCGCAAATAATCTAGATAC TATAAACCTTAAGGAAGGTTTCCTGAAAAATTTCTTAGATAAATCTAAAGGTCTCTCTGCTGAAGAGTGTGGAAAACTTTTAATGTCGTCGAACGAAATCAGTGAGACACATGAAGAAATGGCATACGAAGGACAAACAGAA GCACCGAGCGAGGATGCACCGGTGTTTCATCATTTTGTAGCATTTGTACAAAAAAATGGCGTTTTATATGAATTAG ATGGACGTAAGCCTGGGCCTATTATTCATGGTCCAACTACTTCAGAGACGTTACTGGAAGATGCTGCTCGCGTTTGTAAAGACTATATGGCACGTGATCCAGATGAAGTGTGTTTTACGGTTGTTGCCCTATCTAACAATGATTCGGAGtcattttaa